From a region of the Megalops cyprinoides isolate fMegCyp1 chromosome 13, fMegCyp1.pri, whole genome shotgun sequence genome:
- the nrn1la gene encoding neuritin 1-like a has product MRSHLNYACFLLPVALQFILAPSPVSTAATRKCGSIYKGFAQCLLALGDSMSNSVQKEEDTQEIDTICKSWDEFHTCASAVLAGCPDEAAAVWESLRQESKKMQFSGNLYDMCANRAQPATTVQSPPSQDQTNQESLKAHAHRNDRAYILLLSLLMLLAVM; this is encoded by the exons ATGAGGTCCCACTTAAATTACGCGTGCTTCCTCCTGCCTGTTGCTCTTCAGTTCA tCCTGGCCCCCAGTCCGGTCTCCACGGCAGCCACCAGGAAGTGTGGCTCCATCTACAAGGGCTTTGCACAGTGTCTGCTGGCCCTGGGGGACAGCATGTCCAACAGCGTGCAGAAAGAGGAGGATACACAGGAGATCGACACCATCTGCAA gtcgTGGGATGAGTTCCACACCTGCGCGAGCGCGGTGCTGGCGGGGTGCCCGGACGAGGCGGCGGCGGTGTGGGAGTCGCTGCGGCAGGAGTCGAAGAAGATGCAATTCTCCGGGAACCTGTACGACATGTGCGCCAACCGCGCCCAGCCGGCCACCACTGTGCAGAGCCCGCCCAGCCAGGACCAGACCAATCAGGAGTCTCTAAAAGCTCACGCCCACCGCAATGACCGCGCCTAcatcctgctgctctccctgctgaTGCTGCTGGCTGTGATGTAG